A stretch of DNA from Kiritimatiellia bacterium:
CGGCGCAGGTAAGTTCTTTTGGTCTGCAAGGAATGGGCCCCCGCACATCGAAGCCACGGCATGCTCCCTTCACAAATTCTGCCAACTGAAAGGCTCCGCCGGGCAGGTAGTGCGTGCAGATTTCACCGGTCAACCGCCAATTATCCCGTTCCACCCGCGCCGCCGAGGCGGCCGGGACAGGCATCCCGACGGCATCAAGACAAACATCACCGGCAACGAGAATGACGGCCTGTTTTGGATCAGTCATGTTTTCCTCCCCGGTAATCATCCTTGCAGATCAGAGTGAATACCATTAAGCCCCCCCCCTCGGGCACCCCTCATGCCGGCGGCATTTACTGAAGAAAGCAAGGAATGCCACGAATCCTGCTGATCCCGTCCTCGCTCCTCACGATCCCGTCCCTGTCTGCAAAAAAACTTGCCGCCGGCGATTCAGATGATTGGATCAGGCTGCCGGCCTCTTCGGGGGACAATCGCACGTACCAGGCCCGCCGGTCGTAGTCGTCGCCGGACAGGCAGTATTCCTTCATGTGGTAGAACCAGTGCGCGCCGCACGCGTGGCACCGGCGAATGGAGATGGTTTCGCCGTGGGTTGCCTGGAACATCTTGACGGCCTCCAGCCTCGGCTGGCCGCAGCAATCCAGAAATGGAACCGGCTTAAACATAGCCCCCTCCCCGCCCGACTCCACGCTTCCTACTGTGCCCGGGATCCCAGGACATGGCAATCCGGATTTGCCACGGCCAGCCACCCAGGTCGCTCCTGCCGTGGTGCGGATTCAGGATACAGACCCGGCGGTTCTCGTGTGTGGCGGTGACGAAATGGCTGGTGCGCTTACGCATAGACACCGGCGTCAACAACTTCGACGTTTTCAACATCCAGTAGTCCATCCCGGGAATTGGCCTGGCCCTTGACAAGCACCCAGATGGTTTTTCGCTTATCGGATAGCACATTTCGGGGAAGTTGTTTCTTAATATCCTGTATACGGACCGATCGAGTGGCGGCGAGACAGGCTGCGCCAGTGCCAAGGCTGTGCGGGCCAGCCATGATCATAACCATACGGCCGGGATGTTTGGGATGCGGCCCTCGAATGATAATGCCGTAGTCGAGCTTATGGGCAATCCCGCCCTTCTCGCCTTGAGCCACGGTTCGACCATGATACCGCTTTCGCTTCCCTTTATCCCCGCGATAGAGGGCCACACGATAATCGTCTTTCTTCTTTGCTCCAGGATAGGGATCGAGGGACCAGCATGGCTTGCCGCCACGCTGCAATTGCTCCAGCATGACTTCCGTGGCGGGATTTACTTTTGGCGATCCAACCAGATACAAGTTAATATCGCGATCGAGCAGATCCGGCGGACCGTACTTGGCGGAAATCAACTCCACGGCGGCCCCTTCGCCCATAATGGACCCGAAGGCGGATATCAGCCCCAGGACTCCGAGATTGTCCCCGTACGTGCGACGATCGTACATTTGGCCCTTAAGGCGGCTGTACGTAGGCGTGGGCTGTTTGGGATTGGCCACAATGTACGCCGGTTGAGAGTTTTCAGCTTCCAGCATGTCGCGCAAGAGCGCAATGTTGGAGTTGACCCGGGTGCGCACCTGCTCACACAACCGCGCTTCGAATACCTCGCAGTCTTCCCGGCGTTCGCTGTATTCGATGAATTCGCGGCCCTTCAAGTCCTCCGGCACCTCGGCGCCCTTCTCCATGACAAGCAACAGGGGGCGACGCGCCCCCACCGCGTAACCGATCTCGTAATAGACGTTGGGTCCCTTGTGGGTTATTTCCGCGATAACCAGCTCCGCGCGCTCAATCATGAGGTGTATCTTGGCGCGCAGGTCATGCCCTCCGCTTGGAACATCATCAGCCCGAATACACAGCAGCCCAAGCCGTTTCTCGATCACGTCCTTGATGCGGCTGTAGAGGAAGAACTTGTTCTTGTAGTCCATTACAAAAAACACGAACGGCTGACCCTTGGTGAGACCACGCACAATCGAACCGATCACAAGCGATTCGTCAGAACTCATGGCTCACCTCTTTCGCGAATTATTGGCAGAATCGTGCGTGTTCCAGGCCACCGGCATCCGTTCACAACAACACCCATACTTTGCCGTCCTCGATAGGGCAGGACAATCAGGTTCTATAGAAGAAACCATAAGATTTCATTCCTGCCGCTCATCCAAAATCTCTTCCGTCCACCACAAACGGATTGAACTTCAGCGCGCCGCCGCAGTGTGGGCAGGTTGGAACGGGTGCGGATGGCGGATTGGAAACGAAGACCTGGCCACAATGAGCGCAGCGGCAGGTGAGGTCATCGGCCCAGCGCCCGGGGGCGGAGGCGAAGGCGCCGGCGGCATTCTTGCGGACCTCGCCAAATAGCCAGAGGCGCACGGGCGTGACGACCGGCGGGCCGGATGGCGGGAAGTTGATCGGCGTGAGGAAGTGCATCTGACCGTCGGCAGTTCCGCAAACAAGGCGGTTGCCGTCGGGGGAGAACAACGCGGCGAAGACGGCCGCGCCGGCCTGATAGACCACCAGGCATTGGCCGGTTTCCAGGTCCCAGACCCGCAGGGTCTTGTCGTCATTGCCCGAGACCGCGCGCCGCCCGTCGGGGCTCACGCTCACGCTCAAGACCCAGGCCGCGTGGCCTTCGAGGGTGCGCAGGCATTGGCCGGTTTCCAGGTCCCAGACCCGCAGGGTCTGGTCGTCACTGCCCGAGACCGCGCGCCGCCCGTCGGGGCTCACGCTCACGCTCCAGACCCCGGCCGCGTGGCCCTCGAGGGTGTGCAGGCATTGGCCGGTTTCCAGGTCCCAGACCCGCAGGGTCTTGTCGGAACTGCCCGAGACCGCGCGCCGCCCGTCGGGGCTCACGCTCACGCTACTGACCCCGGCCGCGTGGCCTTCGAGGGTGTGCAGGCATTGGCCGGTTTCCAGGGCCCAGACCCGCAGGGTCTTGTCGGAACTGCCCGAGACCGCGCGCCGCCCGTCGGGGCTCACGCTCACGCTACTGACCCCGTCCGCGTGGCCTTCGAGGGTGCGCAGGCATTGGCCGGTTTCCAGGTCCCAGACCCGCAGGGTCTTGTCGGAACTGCCCGAGACCGCGCGCCGCCCGTCGGGGCTCACGCTCACGCTACTGACCTCGTCCGCGTGGCCTTCGAGGGTGCGCAGGCATTGCGGTCTCAAGGGGTGGGCGGGCGGGCGGGGTGTACGGCGGAGCCAGGGCCGTCTGAAACCGGAGATCTGTCTTTCGGCCCGCTCGCAGATTGGTCCCTCGTCCGCGGTGTTCCAGGCCAAGGGGAGCGTCTCTCCGGGATTTGCCGCTAGAAGTGCGATGTGACTTGAAGCGAAGTTGGCGAAGTGACGCAGCCGCGCGGCGCGGGGGGAGGATTCCTCGGGGATGGCGGACTGGGTCTCCTCCTGCAGTCCCCGCGGCAGCGGCGGGTACGGCGGTTCGGGGCGCGCTTCGCCGCGCTCCTTCGCAAACCACCAGTCGCAGCGGACGACCGCATAGTCCCGCAGCGCCTGGTTGTAGGCGATCGTCGCCGCGTCGCGCCTGCGGTTGTGTTCGTTCTCCTCGGCGAACTCCGGCAATGCCGTCAGCGCGGCGTTGTAGTCCGTGACGAGTTCATGAACCAGCCCCGCCTCGCACTTGGCCTGGATGAAAAGCAGATCGGAAAGCGGGCCGGCTGTCGCGTCATTGCCGATCAGACTGTCCCAGTCTTCGCGCGCGATGAAGTGATGGCAGAGGTTCTGGAAGAAGTAGCCGTCGTTCGGCCCCTCATGCCAGCCAGCGGGGCATTTGGCGCGGTAGGCATCGAGCAGCTTGCCGTGCAGGGCTTTCATGTCGCCGGACAGGCGCACGGCGTAGTCGTGCAGGAGGTCGTGGAGGCGGAAGCGGCGCAACGGCTTGCCGTTGGCGTCAGGCTTGGTGTCGAGTTGCATCAGGGAGCGCTCGGACAGATTGATGAGCAGGTCTTCGGTGTCGAGGTCGTCGAGCTGGCCGGTATGCGCCCAGAGGACGGCTGCGGCCGCTGCGGGCACGGCGCCGTCGGTGTCGAAGACGGCCAGTTCGGCGAAGCGGTTCTGCTCGTCCGCCGACAGCATCTCCACGCTGGCCTGCATCGCGCGCCAGATGCTGCGGTGCTGCTCGTTGATGGATTCGCGGTCGGCGATCTTGTCGAGGTCGGCGCGGCGCAGGCGTTCGAGGACGCTGGAGAAATCGCCGCCGCGCTTCCGGGCCATGCCGCCGCAGAGGGCGAGGGCCAGCGGCAGGCACCCGCATTCCTTGACAATGGCCTTGGCCTCGGGCGGGAGCGTCGCGGCGGAGACGGGGTGCTCCTTGGTGCTGACCGCATCCGCGAGCAGGTGCAGCGACTCGGACTCGGTGAAGAGCGAGACGGGAACAAGGTCGCCGTTCAGCGCGTGCAGGATGCCGGCGTCGCGGGTGGTGACCAGCATCCGGCAGCGGGGCCCGAGCACGTCGAAGGCCTGGGCATCCTTCGCGTGCCAGACGTCGTCGAGCACGATCAGAACGGACCTGGACTGGAGCAGTTCCCGGAGAACGCCCTGGCCCTGCGGCAACGAGGTGAATGAGGAGTCGCCGCCGAGGTGTTTGGCCAGATCGCGCAGCCGCGCCAGCAGATCGTCATTGGTAAGGCGCTGGCCGCAGGCGATCCACGCGATGCCGTCGGGATAGGACTGCCGGATCTGGCGATCGCGGGCCATGGCGGCGGCGAGTACGGACTTGCCGATGCCGCCCATGCCCTGCATGCCGACCTTGGCGTCGGCGCTGGTGATCACCTGCGGCTTCTGGAGGTCCACCAGCAGGGCGTCGCGCACCCGGCGCAGCAGATCGGGCCGGGCGATGAAGTGGGGCGGCAGCGTGGGCACGGCGAAGAGTGCGCCGAGTTTGGGGTTGGGCTGCCGCAAGCTCTCCACGAGTTTGGACAGCGCGCCCTCGTACTTCGCGTCGTCGCGGAAGTCCTCGCAGTGCAGCAGGCCCAGTTCGCCGGGCACGCAGGTCTCGTAGTCGCCCAGCCGCAGGATCGGGGTTACGACGATGTGGTCGAACTCCAAGCCGGTCTCCCACTCCTCGCGCACATAGAGGGAGATCGCCGCCTTAGGGCCGCCGATATAGACGATGCGGTCCACTTCCGTGCGGATGGCGTCCTTGATCTCCTGGTGGAAGGTCAGCCCGCGCGACAGCAGCGATTCGCGGTCGAACCAGACTTCGAACCCGGAGGCGGTCAGGTCGGCATGGAGCCGGCGGACGAACGCCTCATCATCCCCGCGGGCGTAGGAGAGGAAGACGCGGGCGGGGCCGGCGGTTTCTGTCGAGGTCATAGGGGGCACATCTCCAGGATCATCGTGGTCGATTTAGTCCTCGTAATCCCGCTCCCCGTACATGCGCCGAACGTGGAACCGACGAATACAGCGATGCGTTTCCAAGGGACGGGGGCCGGCTTTTCTGCAAGCGGTTTCATGCGGGTCTGGCCGCCGCCGAGGCCGGTCCGTTCAGGAGGAATTCCTTCCAGCTCGAGACCGGCAAGCCGAGGCGCCGGGCGATGGCTTCGCGGCCCGGATCGCACAGGACCAGCGGGCGGAGTTCCGGAAAGCGGCGCTGGAATTCCAGCAGGCCGGCGAGATCGCGGCCGGTGTAGTCCCCCGTTTTGACCTCCACCGCGAAACCGCCCCACGAACCTTCGGAGATGAAATCCACCTCGCAGGGCTCTTCCCGCCAGTACCGGATCTGCTGGCCGGCATTCCACGCCAAGGCCATGCAGGCGTTCTCCACCCAGCGCCCCCAGCGTTCCGGCTGGGTTTCCGGATCGGGCGGCGCACCGCCGCCCGCGCCCAGCAGGGCGTTGTTCAACACCACCAGCTTGGGCGGGGCCGCGCGCTGCCGGACCGCCTGCCGCGAGTACTTGGCGACGGGCGCGACCAGGCAGGCTTCTTCCAGCAGGCGCAGGTAGTGCGCAACCGTGGCCAGCGACCCCGGTTCGGCCAGGGCGCCCTGGATCTTCTGCAGGGAGACAATTTGCGCCGGGTGACTGACGGCAACCGCAAAGATCTGGCGCAGCATCGCGGGCTTCCGAACGACTTCCGTCGCCAGGAGGTCGCGACCGATGGCCGGCTCGACAATACTATCGAGCACATACCGCCGGTACCGTCGTTCTTCGTCGCGAAGCGCGACCGCCCCCGGGTAACCGCCGTGCGTCACCACGAACTCGACGGCGGCGACGGGGGCGAGGCCAAACCGGGCAACCAGTTCGCGGGGCGGCCAGTGCAGCAGGGAAAGCCGCTCGAAGCGTCCGGCCATGGTCTCACGCGTCCCCGCGCCCAGGTGCAGGGCCGAGGAACCGGTGACCACGACATGCAGCGCCGTGCGTTCCTTCGCAAGCCGGTCCGTCTCATGCTTCAGCCGCCGGCTCCAGTCCGAGAGATACTGGATCTCGTCCAGAAGGAGAATCGCCGGTCCTGTGCCGGCTGCGAGTTCGCGCGCGCGCTGCCACTGGCGCTCCCACCAGCCGGGTAGAGATGCCTCGGGCGCATCGGCGGCCAGGTACAGCGACTTGCCCCGCCACTGTGCCTCGATCTCGCCCAGCAGCGTCGTCTTTCCGACCTGCCGCGGCCCGGTCAGCAGTTGCACCCGCCCCGGCGCCGGCTCCTTCAGCCGCCGCGCCAGTTCCGCCAACACGGCGCCGTACGCGTGCTCAAATAGCGCCGATTCCATAATGAAATAATTATCTCACTATGATGAAATGTCAACCACATACCAGTCGCGACTCAGTTTGCCGGCCCTCCCCACCAGCTGCTCATCGGGCTCACGCTTGAACGCGACCGCATTCAGCATTGTTGTCTTTGTGGAATCCCCAGCCCAAGAGGCACACGATGTCTCCGCCCACGCGGTCTTCCAGTTCCCGTATTCCCCGGAACCGTTCGATTTTGATGTGTCGGATCTTCACGGTTCGTCCTCCGGCCGAAGCGTATCGAGCGGCACGGGCCGGATTGCCTCCTAATCAGGCTTTTTAATATTCAGAATCCGAGACGCGACGTTGCCTTCAACAGCTTCGCGTTTCGAAGCAATCCGCTCTCGACCTTTTCCCATTCGTCACGCGGCCAGATCTCGGCGGAATCGAAGCAACCGGCCAGCACAACTTCAGGCGAAGGGAATACCAGGTCCCTCAATTCCCTGGGTATGGTGAAACGCCCGCCGCTCCGGATCCGGACCTCCCTGGCGAGCCTGAAGCCGGCAATGACGGCATCGCGATCTTTCTGCCATTTGTCATTCTCGCGCGGCCGCCGCTCCGCTGCCCTTGCCGCTTTTCTTTCCATCTTGATCCGGCACTCCGGCACCATCGTAAGGTAGCTTTTTTCGATAGGCGCCAGCAGCACGATCGGGGCGGCGGAGGTCACAAACAGGTTGCGCCAATTCGTCGGCAGCCGCAACCTGCCGTCCGCCGACAACCGGGCCGGGTACATCCCAACGGCAATGGCTTCACGCTTCACGCCCGGAGCTCCGCGTCACTATCCGCGCCTCTTGTCTAAGCGGCTACA
This window harbors:
- a CDS encoding TIR domain-containing protein; this encodes MTSTETAGPARVFLSYARGDDEAFVRRLHADLTASGFEVWFDRESLLSRGLTFHQEIKDAIRTEVDRIVYIGGPKAAISLYVREEWETGLEFDHIVVTPILRLGDYETCVPGELGLLHCEDFRDDAKYEGALSKLVESLRQPNPKLGALFAVPTLPPHFIARPDLLRRVRDALLVDLQKPQVITSADAKVGMQGMGGIGKSVLAAAMARDRQIRQSYPDGIAWIACGQRLTNDDLLARLRDLAKHLGGDSSFTSLPQGQGVLRELLQSRSVLIVLDDVWHAKDAQAFDVLGPRCRMLVTTRDAGILHALNGDLVPVSLFTESESLHLLADAVSTKEHPVSAATLPPEAKAIVKECGCLPLALALCGGMARKRGGDFSSVLERLRRADLDKIADRESINEQHRSIWRAMQASVEMLSADEQNRFAELAVFDTDGAVPAAAAAVLWAHTGQLDDLDTEDLLINLSERSLMQLDTKPDANGKPLRRFRLHDLLHDYAVRLSGDMKALHGKLLDAYRAKCPAGWHEGPNDGYFFQNLCHHFIAREDWDSLIGNDATAGPLSDLLFIQAKCEAGLVHELVTDYNAALTALPEFAEENEHNRRRDAATIAYNQALRDYAVVRCDWWFAKERGEARPEPPYPPLPRGLQEETQSAIPEESSPRAARLRHFANFASSHIALLAANPGETLPLAWNTADEGPICERAERQISGFRRPWLRRTPRPPAHPLRPQCLRTLEGHADEVSSVSVSPDGRRAVSGSSDKTLRVWDLETGQCLRTLEGHADGVSSVSVSPDGRRAVSGSSDKTLRVWALETGQCLHTLEGHAAGVSSVSVSPDGRRAVSGSSDKTLRVWDLETGQCLHTLEGHAAGVWSVSVSPDGRRAVSGSDDQTLRVWDLETGQCLRTLEGHAAWVLSVSVSPDGRRAVSGNDDKTLRVWDLETGQCLVVYQAGAAVFAALFSPDGNRLVCGTADGQMHFLTPINFPPSGPPVVTPVRLWLFGEVRKNAAGAFASAPGRWADDLTCRCAHCGQVFVSNPPSAPVPTCPHCGGALKFNPFVVDGRDFG
- a CDS encoding ATP-binding protein, with product MESALFEHAYGAVLAELARRLKEPAPGRVQLLTGPRQVGKTTLLGEIEAQWRGKSLYLAADAPEASLPGWWERQWQRARELAAGTGPAILLLDEIQYLSDWSRRLKHETDRLAKERTALHVVVTGSSALHLGAGTRETMAGRFERLSLLHWPPRELVARFGLAPVAAVEFVVTHGGYPGAVALRDEERRYRRYVLDSIVEPAIGRDLLATEVVRKPAMLRQIFAVAVSHPAQIVSLQKIQGALAEPGSLATVAHYLRLLEEACLVAPVAKYSRQAVRQRAAPPKLVVLNNALLGAGGGAPPDPETQPERWGRWVENACMALAWNAGQQIRYWREEPCEVDFISEGSWGGFAVEVKTGDYTGRDLAGLLEFQRRFPELRPLVLCDPGREAIARRLGLPVSSWKEFLLNGPASAAARPA